From Triticum urartu cultivar G1812 chromosome 2, Tu2.1, whole genome shotgun sequence, a single genomic window includes:
- the LOC125534278 gene encoding disease resistance protein RGA2-like, with amino-acid sequence MARSDEEKGSVINGFFREEETSDGLHYVMHDLLHDLALKVASHDCLSLHFSDVGPVDIQPSTHHLSIRTENLGEYNAVSSQNIKSELEKLKTSLKVEHLQTLMLFGEMDKGFAKIFGDFLGEGNALRVLYLPDMTYHVEFMLHNFSGLVHLRFLCLGFLCLGTNEWQMHLPLGILKFYHLRVLDLKSWHGSCDFPEDMSNLAKLCHYYTPSDEDLHSHIYNVGKLKLLEELKQLEHLTKLRELGIYNLEKVHTKDEAAQAKLIEKNYLRKLTLDWDSDRSTVEPGVEAMVLENLRPHGDLQMLCIRGHGGPSCPTWLGDELAVDALQSLSLYCVSWGVFPSLGKAWDLRQLRLEHIDKPKEFTIEKSFCMLIKLELIGLGSFDNWVYPAEQESSVSGDLLPPDAHMFPLLQVLIIRECPELLGLPFLEHIVSPDWFPKLQELEVCDCPEFLPVIPISWMESLCFVKMKCIKMLKELAYSKSSNGAELEIIGEGDLHSIDQVLVFDKETSLGKLKLERCPPLELKHLLMLTSLKTFIVRKSNGLVGPLGGQGDVEWQLPVEIITMWELNGNNEIRAAEEEEDEGVLLFPAHLFDSLQELVICESQELVLVFLLACGRLKELQVIGSHRFFAGWVPNPWREPVSSTLQELCTDDARGLLSAPICSFLSSSLTKLELGGIGSEGMKRFSKKQEAALQLLSSLQQLKFLCFHSLQQLPAGLHKLTSLDKLLLRFCPAVSSLPNDGLPDDLVELDVSRCCNAELKEQCRGLEETILYVKID; translated from the exons tgttatcAATGGATTTTTCAGAGAAGAGGAAACCAGTGATGGTCTGCATTATGTTATGCATGACCTATTGCATGATTTGGCATTGAAGGTTGCATCGCATGATTGTCTTAGTTTACATTTCTCTGATGTTGGGCCAGTAGATATTCAGCCATCCACCCACCACTTGTCTATACGCACAGagaacttgggtgaatataaTGCAGTGTCTTCTCAAAACATTAAGAGTGAATTGGAAAAATTGAAGACATCATTGAAGGTTGAACATTTGCAAACATTGATGTTATTTGGAGAAATGGATAAAGGTTTTGCCAAGATATTTGGTGATTTTTTGGGGGA aggaaaTGCTCTTCGTGTTCTTTATTTGCCTGACATGACATATCACGTGGAATTCATGTTACATAACTTTTCAGGACTTGTCCACCTACGATTCCTGTGTCTAGGATTCCTGTGTCTAGGGACAAATGAGTGGCAGATGCATTTACCACTTGGCATCCTTAAATTTTATCACTTAAGGGTTCTAGATCTTAAGTCATGGCATGGCAGTTGTGATTTTCCTGAAGACATGAGCAACCTTGCAAAATTGTGCCATTATTATACCCCAAGCGATGAGGATCTTCATTCTCATATTTATAATGTGGGAAAACTTAAACTCTTGGAAGAGTTGAAG CAACTAGAGCATTTGACCAAGCTAAGGGAGCTTGGCATCTACAACCTGGAGAAAGTGCATACAAAAGACGAAGCAGCTCAAGCAAAACTGATAGAGAAAAACTACTTGAGGAAGTTAACATTGGACTGGGATAGTGATCGATCTACTGTTGAGCCTGGTGTGGAAGCAATGGTTCTTGAGAACCTTCGACCGCATGGAGATCTTCAAATGTTGTGCATTAGAGGGCATGGAGGCCCTTCTTGCCCAACATGGCTAGGTGATGAGCTCGCTGTTGATGCTCTACAATCTCTTAGTCTTTATTGTGTTTCTTGGGGAGTTTTCCCTTCTTTAGGGAAGGCATGGGATCTTCGTCAACTAAGATTGGAGCATATTGACAAGCCGAAGGAGTTTACTATAGAGAAAAGCTTTTGCATGCTAATAAAGCTTGAACTAATTGGCCTAGGAAGTTTTGATAATTGGGTTTACCCGGCTGAACAAGAGTCTTCCGTTAGTGGAGACTTGTTGCCACCGGATGCTCATATGTTCCCTCTTTTGCAAGTTCTGATTATTCGGGAGTGCCCGGAACTATTGGGGTTGCCTTTCTTAGAACACATTGTTTCCCCAGATTGGTTccccaagctacaagagcttgaGGTATGCGACTGTCCCGAATTCTTGCCAGTGATTCCCATCTCCTGGATGGAAAGTCTTTGTTTTGTCAAGATGAAATGTATAAAGATGCTAAAGGAGTTAGCGTACTCAAAATCATCCAATGGAGCAGAATTGGAAATTATCGGAGAGGGTGATCTGCATAGCATCGACCAAGTGTTAGTTTTTGATAAAGAAACTAGTCTTGGGAAGCTGAAACTCGAGAGGTGCCCGCCTCTGGAGTTGAAGCACCTCTTGATGCTAACCTCGCTAAAGACATTCATTGTAAGAAAATCAAATGGTCTGGTTGGACCACTAGGAGGTCAGGGTGATGTGGAATGGCAGCTCCCAGTTGAGATTATCACGATGTGGGAGTTAAATGGTAATA ATGAAATAAGAGCagcagaagaggaagaggatgaagGGGTGCTGCTCTTCCCAGCTCATCTCTTTGACTCACTTCAGGAGTTGGTCATCTGCGAGTCCCAAGAGCTGGTACTGGTG TTTCTCCTTGCCTGTGGCCGGCTCAAGGAATTACAAGTCATTGGAAGCCATAGGTTCTTTGCTGGTTGGGTTCCCAATCCCTGGCGGGAGCCTGTTTCATCCACATTGCAGGAGCTCTGCACGGATGATGCCAGGGGACTTCTTAGTGCACCTATCTGCAGCTTCCTATCTTCCTCCCTCACCAAGCTGGAACTTGGTGGGATAGGGTCTGAAGGGATGAAGCGCTTCAGCAAGAAGCAAGAGGCCGCCCTTCAGCTCCTCTCCTCGCTCCAGCAACTTAAGTTTTTGTGTTTCCACAGTCTTCAGCAACTCCCTGCAGGGCTGCACAAGCTTACCAGTCTCGACAAATTATTGCTCCGCTTCTGCCCAGCTGTCTCGTCGTTGCCCAACGATGGCCTCCCGGATGACCTGGTAGAGCTAGATGTCTCTCGGTGCTGCAACGCTGAGCTGAAAGAGCAGTGCAGGGGGTTAGAGGAAACCATCCTATATGTCAAAATAGACTGA